A single genomic interval of Antechinus flavipes isolate AdamAnt ecotype Samford, QLD, Australia chromosome 1, AdamAnt_v2, whole genome shotgun sequence harbors:
- the BABAM1 gene encoding BRISC and BRCA1-A complex member 1, whose translation MESAESGTAADEEEERVMEQRPRTRSNPEGAEDRALSAQASVGNRSEGEGEAASADDSPQNPPSTNGKPWQVPPQTPEFQVRTPRVNCPEKVIICLDLSEEMSLPKLESFNGSKTNALNVSQKMIEMFVRTKHKIDKCHEFALVVVNDDTTWLSGLTSDPRELCSCLYDLETATCMAFNLDSLFNLIQQKIELPVTDNVQTIPPPYVVRTILVYSRPACQAQFAMVEPIKKMLQCPYFFFDVVYIHNGTEEKEEETSWKDTYALFGGLDSKGTSYKYEVSLSGPAVELHNCMAKLLAHPLQRPFQTHASYSLLEEEEPAEMEATV comes from the exons ATGGAGTCAGCAGAATCGGGAACTGCTGCAGATGAGGAGGAGGAACGGGTGATGGAGCAAAGGCCTCGGACCCGATCCAACCCAGAGGGAGCCGAAGACCGAGCCCTGAGTGCCCAAGCCAGCGTGGGAAATCGGAGTGAAGGGGAGGGTGAGGCAGCCAGTGCCGATGACAGTCCACAGAATCCACCTAGCACCAATGGCAAGCCCTGGCAGGTGCCACCACAGACTCCAGAATTTCAGGTCCGGACTCCCAGGGTCAATTGCCCAGAGAAGGTG ATCATATGCCTGGACTTGTCGGAGGAAATGTCTTTGCCAAAACTGGAATCGTTTAATGG CTCAAAGACCAATGCCTTGAACGTGTCCCAGAAGATGATTGAGATGTTTGTTCGGACAAAACACAAGATTGACAAGTGCCATGAGTTTGCCCTGGTGGTGGTAAATGATGATACTACCTGG CTCTCAGGCTTGACTTCTGACCCCAGGGAGCTGTGCAGCTGCCTCTACGACCTCGAAACCGCTACTTGCATGGCCTTCA ACTTGGACAGCCTGTTCAATCTTAT ACAGCAGAAGATTGAGCTTCCAGTCACAGACAATGTCCAGACCATCCCACCACCTTACGTAGTGCGGACCATCTTGGTGTACAGTCGCCCTGCCTGCCAGGCCCAGTTTGCCATGGTGGAACCCATAAAG AAGATGCTTCAGtgtccatatttcttttttgatgtggTATATATCCACAATGGaactgaggaaaaagaagaagagaccAGCTGGAAG gacacATACGCCCTCTTTGGAGGCCTGGATTCCAAAGGCACCAGCTACAAGTATGAGGTCTCGCTGTCAGGGCCAGCTGTGGAGCTGCACAACTGCATGGCCAAACTCCTGGCCCACCCTTTGCAGAGGCCTTTCCAGACACATGCCTCCTACAGCCTCTTGGAGGAAGAAGAGCCTGCAGAAATGGAAGCCACTGTTTGA